In Candidatus Nealsonbacteria bacterium, the sequence TAGGTGCGCATGTTTTCCATAGTGTTATGATAACGGTAATTATAGGCGTGATATTAGGATATATATTTTTTCACAGAAGTGTTATCTCAAATGATAGATTAATTTCTCAAATAGAACCAGTAATCTTATTCCATAAAGCTAATTATCAAGAAACTGTACGGATATGGGAAACAAATAACACAAAAAGGATTAAAATAGCACAAAAAATATATACTAACCCCTTTGAAGAGAGGATAGATTCTCCCGATAAAGACATTGAAGAAAGTGAAATAGAGAAGGAAGACCCGATTATCGATGATAAGAACTTTATCATCCACACAATAGTGCCTGGTGACAATCTTTGGATACTTGCAAAAAGATATCTTGGTTCAGGATTTAGATGGGTTGAAATAACCGACCTTGACGGTAACCCCTATCCCGATTGGAGGGCTAATATCTTAAGTATAAATGAGCAAGTAAAAATACCTACTAGATAACAAAAGAACCCTAAAAAGGGTTCTTTTGTTTTTAGAATTAATCCGTGATTAGAAATCTCTCTTTCCTCCGAAATCTCTTTCTCGGCTTCCTCCGTTGTCTCTTGGAGTCATTGGTTTTGCTTCACTAACGATAAGATTTCTTCCGTCAACTTCTTTTTCGTTGAACATTTCGATAGCTTTAGTAGCTTCTTGGTCTGTTGACATTTCAACGAAACCAAAACCTCTTGATCTTCCTGAAAACTTGTCTTTAATAACATTAGCAGACTCTACATTACCTGCTTCAGAAAAAATGCTTTTAAGCTCTTCGTCTGTGGTAGAGTAAGATAGGTTGCCGATGTATAACTTCTTGGCCATTGTTTTTATTTTGAATTTTAATAACGACCTTTCCCCTAACCCTCTCTTTGCTCTAGGTCGTAAAAACAGCCTTGAAAGCTTACGAGAATGGTTCTCTGGGCTAAGTTCAATAAATTGAACTAACTTCAGTATATTCTAAAACAAATAATTGTCAATTCAGAACAGCAAATGCAAAAACAATGACCTTATCCGGTCCTCTAGTTTGCCTCCAATATCAACCCGTTTAAAATAATATGCTCTTATTATGCTCAACTCTTCCTTGTCCCAAAGGTTAATCTCTTCTACTTCTATCAGTTTCATTTTATTTTCCATAAATCTTTGTAATTTAAAAAAGGGGATTTGTGTCAACTAATAATTTTAAGCGTTGTGCTTGA encodes:
- a CDS encoding RNA-binding protein, yielding MAKKLYIGNLSYSTTDEELKSIFSEAGNVESANVIKDKFSGRSRGFGFVEMSTDQEATKAIEMFNEKEVDGRNLIVSEAKPMTPRDNGGSRERDFGGKRDF